Proteins encoded within one genomic window of Streptomyces sp. NBC_01314:
- a CDS encoding alpha/beta hydrolase family protein — protein MHGTGDTLVPFESSKSAVSQFRAPCQLVEIEGAQHGFAVHDDPQYLNPQSQEWQAFVVRTVAEWMTAEPS, from the coding sequence GTGCACGGCACCGGGGACACCTTGGTGCCCTTCGAGTCGTCCAAGTCAGCCGTCTCCCAGTTCCGCGCACCGTGCCAACTGGTCGAGATCGAGGGCGCACAGCACGGCTTCGCTGTCCACGACGACCCGCAGTACCTCAACCCCCAGAGCCAGGAGTGGCAAGCGTTCGTGGTCCGGACGGTGGCGGAGTGGATGACCGCCGAGCCGAGTTGA
- a CDS encoding Clp protease N-terminal domain-containing protein, whose product MSEDAVRDLAKSPAEARSLGHSIVSATHVLLSIAHHESPARHLLDTAGADYETVRTALAVGGHASKVSRARDLPWSPAMEKILHLSQNLTKKPFTSVHLLALILDHDERTAALLKDLRVNTTELRAAVAAAVGEP is encoded by the coding sequence ATGTCCGAGGATGCTGTCCGAGACCTTGCCAAATCCCCTGCCGAGGCACGGTCGTTGGGGCACTCGATCGTGTCCGCCACCCACGTACTCCTCAGCATCGCCCACCACGAGAGCCCGGCACGCCATCTCCTGGACACAGCGGGCGCCGATTACGAGACGGTCCGCACGGCTCTGGCTGTCGGCGGGCACGCCAGCAAGGTCAGCCGCGCTCGGGATCTGCCCTGGTCACCCGCGATGGAGAAGATCCTCCACCTCTCGCAAAACCTCACCAAGAAGCCCTTCACCTCGGTCCACCTGCTCGCACTGATCCTCGACCACGACGAACGCACCGCTGCCTTGCTCAAGGACCTCAGGGTGAACACAACCGAACTGCGGGCCGCAGTGGCCGCAGCAGTCGGGGAGCCCTGA
- a CDS encoding helix-turn-helix domain-containing protein, whose amino-acid sequence MDDEVQQPEYEFGAGVLCVFGRQLKLFRERAGMDRAKVGSLTGYSASTIASFEQARRIPPPKFIDQADEVLDAGGVLRASKEEVARAQYPAFFRDAAKLEAEAVELFVYDTHVVNGLLQTEEYTRALLGMRRPLLDEATIEQRVAARLARQEIFDRWPAPLLSFVMEEPVVRRPLGGEQVWRGQLEQLLLLGQKRNVELQMMPLDREDNAGVDGAFTLLTPRQGQQVGYMEAQGRSTLVTERDAVHALSARYGIIRAQALTPSESLAFIEKLLGER is encoded by the coding sequence GTGGACGACGAGGTTCAGCAGCCGGAGTACGAGTTCGGGGCGGGCGTGCTGTGCGTGTTCGGGCGGCAGTTGAAGCTGTTCCGGGAGCGGGCGGGGATGGACCGCGCGAAGGTCGGTTCGCTGACCGGGTACTCGGCCTCGACGATCGCGTCGTTCGAGCAGGCAAGACGTATTCCACCGCCGAAGTTCATCGACCAGGCGGATGAAGTGCTGGACGCGGGTGGGGTGTTGAGGGCGAGCAAGGAGGAGGTGGCTCGGGCTCAGTATCCGGCGTTCTTCCGGGACGCGGCCAAGTTGGAGGCCGAGGCGGTCGAGCTTTTCGTGTACGACACCCACGTGGTCAACGGTCTGTTGCAGACAGAGGAGTACACGAGGGCTCTGTTGGGGATGCGGCGTCCACTGCTGGACGAGGCGACCATCGAGCAGCGCGTTGCAGCGCGGCTCGCACGACAGGAAATCTTCGACAGGTGGCCCGCCCCGTTGCTGAGTTTCGTCATGGAGGAGCCGGTTGTACGGCGACCGCTCGGTGGTGAGCAGGTATGGCGCGGACAGCTTGAGCAGCTGCTTTTGCTCGGCCAGAAGCGGAACGTCGAGCTTCAGATGATGCCGCTCGACCGGGAGGACAATGCTGGTGTGGATGGCGCGTTCACCTTGCTGACGCCAAGGCAGGGGCAGCAGGTCGGTTACATGGAGGCTCAAGGCCGGAGCACACTGGTCACGGAGCGAGATGCGGTCCATGCGCTGTCCGCGCGCTATGGGATCATCCGAGCGCAGGCTCTCACCCCGAGTGAGTCCCTGGCCTTCATCGAGAAGCTGTTGGGAGAGAGATGA
- a CDS encoding alpha/beta hydrolase, which produces MPTTDVSVRTLDGLHLAGTLVTPEQPATRAVVLVHGGGVTREEGGFFTRLAAGLAEAGVASLRFDLRGHGQSEGRQEDLTLSAILNDIRVMLAHVREATGAAEVTLLGASFGGGICAYYAAQRPDKVSHLVLFNPQLDYKKRTIDSRPFWENDYLQDEAAQQLASEGFIQFHADTQARPPHLQRGLLAPSP; this is translated from the coding sequence ATGCCGACAACTGACGTGAGTGTCCGGACCCTCGACGGTCTTCACCTGGCGGGCACCTTGGTCACGCCGGAGCAACCGGCTACACGGGCCGTGGTGCTCGTGCATGGTGGAGGCGTCACCCGCGAAGAAGGCGGCTTCTTCACGCGGCTGGCTGCCGGGCTGGCTGAGGCCGGTGTGGCCTCACTTCGCTTCGACCTCCGCGGGCATGGGCAGAGCGAGGGTCGTCAGGAAGACCTCACCTTGTCGGCCATCCTCAACGACATCCGGGTCATGCTGGCGCACGTCCGCGAGGCAACTGGGGCCGCGGAGGTCACGCTGCTCGGGGCCAGCTTCGGCGGGGGCATCTGCGCGTACTACGCGGCCCAGCGTCCCGACAAGGTCTCCCACCTGGTGCTCTTCAACCCCCAACTCGACTACAAGAAGCGCACCATCGACAGCCGGCCCTTCTGGGAGAACGACTACCTCCAGGACGAGGCAGCACAGCAGTTGGCGTCAGAGGGCTTCATCCAGTTTCACGCCGACACTCAAGCACGGCCGCCCCATCTTCAACGAGGTCTTCTGGCTCCGTCCCCATGA
- a CDS encoding DUF6247 family protein — protein sequence MTTLTDTPAGPLIPMPDRSPAALRVAVARLSPEALPRFDTHWAEAMDQARDEFSLLPGRHFVDHWWAWVAVQRWPERAARFRECEHLVATSDDKDTRRAASAELGRILADAELPVDHATDEAGPLVRPAAAA from the coding sequence ATGACCACGCTCACCGACACCCCTGCGGGGCCGCTCATCCCCATGCCGGACAGGAGCCCCGCCGCTCTCCGTGTCGCCGTCGCCCGCCTCAGCCCCGAAGCCCTGCCCAGGTTCGATACGCACTGGGCCGAAGCCATGGACCAGGCCCGCGACGAGTTCAGCCTTCTGCCCGGCCGCCACTTCGTCGATCACTGGTGGGCATGGGTCGCCGTCCAGCGCTGGCCCGAACGAGCCGCCCGCTTCCGCGAGTGCGAACACCTCGTCGCCACCAGCGACGACAAAGACACCCGCCGCGCCGCTTCCGCCGAACTCGGCCGCATCCTCGCCGACGCGGAACTGCCCGTCGATCACGCCACGGATGAAGCCGGTCCACTCGTCCGGCCTGCGGCGGCTGCGTGA
- a CDS encoding DUF397 domain-containing protein yields the protein MNAEAKRGPAPALVWVKSSYSGAEGGQCVEVATLPARVHVRDSKDTTRAALAVDPTAWTAFVEFAAL from the coding sequence ATGAACGCTGAAGCAAAGCGCGGTCCCGCGCCTGCGCTTGTCTGGGTCAAGAGCAGCTACAGCGGCGCTGAGGGCGGTCAGTGCGTCGAAGTGGCCACCCTCCCCGCCAGGGTCCACGTCCGCGACTCGAAGGACACAACCCGTGCCGCACTCGCCGTGGACCCCACGGCATGGACCGCGTTCGTCGAGTTCGCGGCCCTCTGA